The following proteins are co-located in the Streptomyces bottropensis ATCC 25435 genome:
- a CDS encoding fumarylacetoacetate hydrolase family protein, giving the protein MRVGVLDGRAVLVRGDRAADVRWASRGRLHPDPMVLLQRWDDLRAWAPSLPDHAYDIDVDPAALQAPVPRPRQVFAVALNYPPHAAEAGFSPPEEPLVFTKFPACVTGPHTNVALPPGKVDWEVELVAVIGAETYRVSEDHAWKAVAALAVGQDLSERVTQLQGKPAQFSLGKSFPGFGPIGPVLVTPDELDDPDDLEITGLLNGEVVQQDRTKSMIFPVPELIARLSAVLPLFPGDLVFTGTPAGVGNRMNPPRYLTDGDELVSRIEGIGEIRQHFTAGAQQPAGS; this is encoded by the coding sequence GTGAGGGTCGGCGTCCTGGACGGTCGGGCCGTCCTGGTCCGCGGCGACCGGGCCGCGGACGTTCGCTGGGCGTCGAGGGGTCGGCTGCACCCCGACCCGATGGTCCTGCTGCAGAGGTGGGACGACCTGCGCGCGTGGGCACCGAGCCTGCCCGACCACGCCTACGACATCGATGTGGACCCGGCCGCTCTGCAGGCGCCGGTGCCCCGGCCCCGGCAGGTGTTCGCCGTCGCCCTCAACTACCCGCCGCACGCCGCGGAAGCCGGCTTCAGTCCACCCGAGGAACCGCTCGTCTTCACCAAGTTCCCGGCCTGCGTCACCGGCCCGCACACCAACGTCGCCCTCCCCCCGGGCAAGGTCGACTGGGAGGTCGAACTCGTCGCGGTGATCGGCGCCGAAACGTACCGGGTGAGCGAGGACCACGCCTGGAAGGCGGTGGCCGCCCTGGCCGTGGGCCAGGACCTCTCCGAACGTGTCACCCAACTCCAGGGAAAGCCGGCCCAGTTCAGTCTGGGCAAGTCCTTCCCCGGCTTCGGCCCCATCGGCCCTGTCCTCGTCACCCCCGACGAACTCGACGACCCCGACGATCTGGAGATCACCGGGCTGCTGAACGGCGAGGTCGTCCAGCAGGACCGCACCAAGTCCATGATCTTCCCGGTGCCGGAGCTCATCGCCCGGCTCTCGGCCGTGCTCCCCCTCTTCCCCGGTGACCTGGTCTTCACCGGCACCCCGGCGGGCGTCGGCAACCGCATGAACCCGCCGCGCTACCTCACCGACGGCGACGAACTCGTCAGCCGCATCGAGGGCATCGGCGAGATCCGCCAGCATTTCACCGCCGGCGCCCAGCAGCCGGCAGGGAGCTGA